The Synchiropus splendidus isolate RoL2022-P1 chromosome 1, RoL_Sspl_1.0, whole genome shotgun sequence genome includes a window with the following:
- the LOC128752374 gene encoding oocyte zinc finger protein XlCOF6.1-like isoform X4 produces the protein MSRLKRWKESYNRIMLETGDSRPDLQQQLMIEGEDTSEQQECSSSMSQEGQEHPLIKEEKEEIQTFLIDVKSEYDEAGTSSFDQQLKTEEEEIESQVNRTTASPLSLVKSEDDELGISSLTQQVKTEADGDKCGGPNPASDLDTSLHADQQRSLCSESDTDDSEDWGETSDKHFSQSSSLKMHMRTHNGEKPSSSSQCDGCFTRSNNLEIHMQMHTGERPFSCPQCEKRFHRRCGLEMHMRMHTGERPFSCPQCDKHYTASSALKLHMRIHTGEKPFRCSQCEQCFTEIGKLTRHMRIHSGEKPFSCPQCEKRFNRRCSLKMHMRMHTGERPFSCPHCDKHYTGRSALKLHMRIHTGEKPFTCSQCEQCFIEIGKLTRHMRIHSGEKPFSCPQCEKRFHRSCGLKKHMTIHTRDKAFCCP, from the exons ATGTCCAGACTGAAGAGATGGAAAGAGTCCTACAACAGAATCATGTTGGAGACCGGAGACAGCAGACCAG atctccaacagcagctgatgatCGAAGGAGAAGATACTTCAGAacagcaggagtgcagctccagtaTGAGTCAAGAGGGACAAGAACAtcctctcattaaagaagaaaaagaagagatcCAGACCTTCCTCATTGATGTGAAGAGTGAATATGATGAGGCTGGAACCAGCAGCTTTGATCAacaactgaaaacagaagaggaagaaattGAGAGTCAAGTCAACAGAACCACAGCCTCCCCCCTGTCTCTTGTGAAGAGTGAGGATGATGAACTTGGAATCAGCAGCTTGACAcaacaagtgaaaacagaagctgatggagacaagTGTGGAGGACCAAACCCAGCCAGCGACTTGGACACATCTCTTCATGCTGACCAGCAGAGGTCGCTGTGCTCTGAATCTGACACTGACGACAGTGAAGACTGGGGAGAAACCAGTGATAAACATTTTAGTCAAAGTTCCTCCCTGAAAATGCACATGAGAACTCATAACGGAGAAAAACCTTCCAGCAGCTCCCAGTGCGATGGATGTTTTACACGCAGCAACAACCTGGAAATTCACATGCAGATGCACACTGGAGAAAGGCCTTTCAGCTGCCCCCAGtgtgaaaaacgttttcatAGAAGGTGCGGCTTGGAAATGCACATGCGGATGCACACTGGAGAAAGGCCTTTCAGCTGCCCCCAGTGTGATAAACATTATACAGCCAGTTCAGCACTGAAATTGCACATGAGAATTcatactggagaaaagcctttcagatGCTCCCAGTGTGAACAATGTTTTACAGAGATCGGGAAACTGACAagacacatgagaattcactccggagaaaaacctttcagctgcccCCAGTGTGAAAAACGTTTTAATAGAAGGTGCAGCTTGAAAATGCACATGCGAATGCACACTGGAGAAAGGCCTTTCAGCTGCCCCCACTGTGATAAACATTATACAGGCCGTTCGGCCCTGAAATTGCACATGAGAATTCatactggtgaaaaacctttcacctGCTCCCAGTGTGAACAATGTTTTATAGAGATTGGGAAACTGACAagacacatgagaattcactccggtgaaaaacctttcagctgcccCCAGtgtgaaaaacgttttcatAGAAGTTGCGGCTTGAAAAAGCACATGACAATTCATACTCGAGATAAAGCTTTCTGTTGCCCATAG
- the LOC128752374 gene encoding gastrula zinc finger protein XlCGF8.2DB-like isoform X5 — protein sequence MIEGEDTSEQQECSSSMSQEGQEHPLIKEEKEEIQTFLIDVKSEYDEAGTSSFDQQLKTEEEEIESQVNRTTASPLSLVKSEDDELGISSLTQQVKTEADGDKCGGPNPASDLDTSLHADQQRSLCSESDTDDSEDWGETSDKHFSQSSSLKMHMRTHNGEKPSSSSQCDGCFTRSNNLEIHMQMHTGERPFSCPQCEKRFHRRCGLEMHMRMHTGERPFSCPQCDKHYTASSALKLHMRIHTGEKPFRCSQCEQCFTEIGKLTRHMRIHSGEKPFSCPQCEKRFNRRCSLKMHMRMHTGERPFSCPHCDKHYTGRSALKLHMRIHTGEKPFTCSQCEQCFIEIGKLTRHMRIHSGEKPFSCPQCEKRFHRSCGLKKHMTIHTRDKAFCCP from the coding sequence atgatCGAAGGAGAAGATACTTCAGAacagcaggagtgcagctccagtaTGAGTCAAGAGGGACAAGAACAtcctctcattaaagaagaaaaagaagagatcCAGACCTTCCTCATTGATGTGAAGAGTGAATATGATGAGGCTGGAACCAGCAGCTTTGATCAacaactgaaaacagaagaggaagaaattGAGAGTCAAGTCAACAGAACCACAGCCTCCCCCCTGTCTCTTGTGAAGAGTGAGGATGATGAACTTGGAATCAGCAGCTTGACAcaacaagtgaaaacagaagctgatggagacaagTGTGGAGGACCAAACCCAGCCAGCGACTTGGACACATCTCTTCATGCTGACCAGCAGAGGTCGCTGTGCTCTGAATCTGACACTGACGACAGTGAAGACTGGGGAGAAACCAGTGATAAACATTTTAGTCAAAGTTCCTCCCTGAAAATGCACATGAGAACTCATAACGGAGAAAAACCTTCCAGCAGCTCCCAGTGCGATGGATGTTTTACACGCAGCAACAACCTGGAAATTCACATGCAGATGCACACTGGAGAAAGGCCTTTCAGCTGCCCCCAGtgtgaaaaacgttttcatAGAAGGTGCGGCTTGGAAATGCACATGCGGATGCACACTGGAGAAAGGCCTTTCAGCTGCCCCCAGTGTGATAAACATTATACAGCCAGTTCAGCACTGAAATTGCACATGAGAATTcatactggagaaaagcctttcagatGCTCCCAGTGTGAACAATGTTTTACAGAGATCGGGAAACTGACAagacacatgagaattcactccggagaaaaacctttcagctgcccCCAGTGTGAAAAACGTTTTAATAGAAGGTGCAGCTTGAAAATGCACATGCGAATGCACACTGGAGAAAGGCCTTTCAGCTGCCCCCACTGTGATAAACATTATACAGGCCGTTCGGCCCTGAAATTGCACATGAGAATTCatactggtgaaaaacctttcacctGCTCCCAGTGTGAACAATGTTTTATAGAGATTGGGAAACTGACAagacacatgagaattcactccggtgaaaaacctttcagctgcccCCAGtgtgaaaaacgttttcatAGAAGTTGCGGCTTGAAAAAGCACATGACAATTCATACTCGAGATAAAGCTTTCTGTTGCCCATAG